The Gammaproteobacteria bacterium region CCGCATCGCTGGTCCTTGCATTGCCCAGCGCTACCGCGATGTTGCGCAACCAGGCCTCGAAGCCGATGCGTCGAATGGCCGAGCCGGCCAGCTTTTCCTCGAACTCCGATTCACTCCAGCCGAACAGGTCCGTCAGCGGAATGTCATCCAGCGACTGCCGGGGCAGGAAGTCGGCCTCCTTGCTGACCTGCGAAAACTTGTTCCAGGGGCAGAACAGCTGGCAGTCATCGCAGCCGTAGATGCGATTGCCCATCGGCTTCCGGAATTCCTCCGGGATCGCGCCCTTGTTTTCGATGGTCAGGTAGGAAATGCAGCGCCGGGCATCCAGCTGGTAGGGCGCAGTGATGGCCCGGGTCGGGCAGACCTCGATGCAGCGCGTGCAGGAGCCGCAATGATCGGTCGCGGCCTCGGATTGCGGCAAGGGCAGGTCGGTGTAGAGCTCGCCCAGGAAAAACCACGAACCGGTTTTTTCCTGCAGCAGGTTGGTGTGCTTGCCAATCCAGCCCAGCCCGGCATCGCGTGCCAGCGGCTTTTCCATCACCGGCGCGCTGTCGACAAAGGCGCGATAGCCAAAGGGACCGATCAATGCCTCAAGTTCGGTGGCGAGTTTCTGCAGTCGATTGCGCAGCAGCTTGTGGTAATCGCGACCGAGGGCGTAGCGCGAGACATAGGCCTTGCTGGGATGATCCAGCAGCTCGACCGGGTCGTTGTGCTCGTCGGGGCGGTAATCCAGCCGCACGCTGATGACCGAGACCGTGCCCTCGACCAGTTCGGCCGGTCGCGAGCGCTTGTGACCATGTCGTGCCATCCATTCCATGTCGCCATGCCGGCCTTCGGCCAGCCACTGCGCAAGCTTCTGCTCGTCGTCGGCCAGCGGCCGCGAGGTGAAGCCGACGGCGTCGAAACCGAGCGCCAGCGCCTGCTCACGGGCAAGTCTGGCGAGTGTTTCCGGCGAGTTTTGTGCCTGCGGGTCGCGGTTCATGGCTGAGGTCGTATACTGGGTTCATGAGTCTGGATTCGACATTCTACAGTGCCGAGCAAGTGCGCGAGTGGGACTCGCGCCTGATCGAGCATCGCGATCTCAGTGCCTACCAGTTGATGTGCGAGGCGGGCGAGGCCTTGTTTGCCGAGTTCACCCAGCGCTATGCGGCTCGCAAGGCGCCTTGCGTGCTGGCGGGCGGCGGCAATAACGCGGGTGATGGCTATGTGTTTGCCCGCCTGGCAAAGCAGCAGGGCATGGATGTCACGGTGCGTTACCTCAAGTCCCCCGAGCACCTCATGGAGGCCGCCGCCGATGCCTGGGAGGCGGCGCGTGATGCCGGTGTCGATATCGCGCCGTTCGAGCAGGGCCTTCCTGCCGGGACGGACTGCGTGATCGACGCGATGTTCGGCACGGGCCTGGACCGCGAGGTCGAGGGTGAATGGCGGGCCGCGATCGAAGCGACCAACGCCGCCGGGCTGCCGGTGGCCGCCGCCGACATTCCCTCCGGCCTGCACGCCGACACCGGGCGGGTTCTGGGCGCCGCGATTGCGGCCGACCTGACGGTGACCTTCGTGGCGCGCAAGGCTGGCATGCATACCGGTCGTGGCCCTGACGTATGCGGCGAGATCGTATTCCATGATCTCGGCACGAAGGATTTCGATCCGGCCGACCGGCCGGCCTTGTGCGATGTGCTGGAGCGGCGTCACCTGCCGGGCCTGCTGCCGAGACGTCGGCAGGCTGGTCACAAGGGCGAGTTTGGCCACCTCCTGGTGATCGCCGGGCAAGCCGGGATGCCGGGGGCCGCGAGGCTTGCCGCCGAGGGTGCCATGCGTTCCGGCGTCGGCAAGGTCAGCGTGCGCTGCCATGCCGACAGCGTGCTGGCGGTGCAGGCGGCACGACCGGAACTGATGGTCGATGCCCTGGAAAATGGCGTGCCGGCCGGCATCACGGCCTGCGTGGCCGGACCGGGTCTTGGTGCCGACATCTGGGGCACCGAGGCCTTCGAACAGGCGCTGGCATTGGCGCTGCCGATGGTCATCGATGCCGATGGCCTGCGCTTGCTGGCACGCAAGCCGGCGCTGGCGCAGCACCTGCATGCCGATACCGTGCTGACCCCGCATCCCGGCGAAGCCGCTGCCTTGCTGGAAACCGATGTGGCGCATATCGAGAATGATCGCCTGACGGCAGCCCGGGAGCTGGCCGAGCGCTTCGGTTGCCATATCGTGCTGAAGGGTGCCGGGTCGCTGGTGGCTTCGCCGGGTGGCAAACTCTCGCTGTGTGCCGCCGGCAGCGTTGCACTGGCCACGGCGGGGTCGGGTGATGTGCTGGCCGGTATCATTGCGGCCTTCCTGGCGCACGAGGAAGCCAGCCATAGCGGTTTCGGTGATGATGGCAAACTGGCACGCCGTGCGGCCCAGGCTGGTGTGCTGCTGCATGCCCTGGCGGGCGAACGTATTGCCCTGGATGGTCCCCGCGGGGCCATTGCCAGTGATATCGTGCGGGCCTTGCGGCTGGTACTGAAGGCGGCTGACCAGCACGAATGACATTTACCCGTTGTTGAAGGCGGCTCTCGCGTGGATCTCAAACCTTTTCTCGAAGACGAAGCAGCCACCCTGGATCAGGGCCGTGCGCTCGGCCAGGCCTGCATGGCCTATGGCAAGTCATTGGTCATTTACCTGGTGGGCTCGCTGGGCGCCGGCAAGACCACGATTTCACGTGGCCTGCTGCGCGGCATGGGTCATGCCGGCAAGGTGCGTTCGCCGACCTACACCTTGATGGAGAATTACGACACGGACGGCTTGCCGGTGGCGCATCTCGATCTTTATCGCCTGGCAGATCCCGAGGAACTGGAATTCATCGGCTTGCGGGACATGGCTGATGCGGCTCATGTTCTGCTGGTGGAGTGGCCCGAGAAGGGCGCAGGCCATTTACCGCCCGCCGACCTGATCCTGGCGCTGGAAATGGAAAAGACCGGCCGCCGCCTGAGCATCGAGGCCGCCACGCCGGAGGGACGAACTGCGCTGCAAGCGCCCGCGACCGCTTAAGTGGCACTCTAAGTAAGTCCCCTATCTCTTTAAAAAATATCGCTTTTTCTTGATTTTCGACTGTCTTGACGTAGTATTTGGGGGAACTGACCATCATGGGTGCGTCCGAATGCGTCATTCCACAGGCCTGATAAAGCGGTATTTCCTGCGCGCAGCAACACTGTTGCTGGCGGCGCTGGCTGTGCCGGTGCAGGCGGCTTCCGTCGAGGTGCGTGGCGTACGCGTCTGGGATGGCGAGGAACGCACCCGCATCGTTTTCGATCTTTCCGCACCGGTAGAGCACTCGGTATTCAGCCTCGAAAATCCCGATCGACTGGTGATCGACCTGGAGAATGCCGACCTGGCCAGCAGTCTCGGTGGCGAGATTTCGCTGCCACTGGACATCCTGCCGCTGGTCCGGAACGTGCGTTCCGCACCCCGCGAGCGTGATGACCTGCGAGTGGTGTTCGACCTGGCGGGCGGAACGCGTACCAAGTCTTTCCTGGTCAAGCCCAGTGGCGATTTCGGTCACCGCCTGGTGCTGGACCTGGAACCGACCGAAAGCCTGCAGCAGGCACAGGCGCTGGAGCCGTCGAAATCGGTGACGGATGTCCGGCCATCTGCAAGGCCGCTGGTCGTTGCCATCGATGCCGGCCATGGCGGCAAGGATTCGGGCGCCATCGGTCCGGGCGGTACACGAGAAAAGGATGTCGCCCTGTCCATTGCCCGCGAACTGGCGCGCCAGGTCGATGCCCAGCCAGGCATGCGCGCGGTGATGATTCGCGAAGGTGATGAATACCTTTATCTCAGCGAGCGCCGTGAGAAGGCCCGCCAGCACAGCGCCGACATTTTCATTTCCATCCATGCCGATGCCTTTACGGACCGTCGCGCTCGCGGTGCTTCGGTTTACGTAGTCTCCGAGCGCGGTGCGACCAGCATGGCTGCCGAGTTGCTGGCCGAGCGCGAGAACGCGGCCGACCTGGTCGGCGGCGTGTCGCTGGCCGACAAGGACGACGTGGTGCGTTCGGTGCTGGTGGATCTCAGCCAGACCGCGACCTTGAGTGCCAGCCTGACGGTGGGGCAGCGCGTCATGGATCGCGTTGCCAGCGTCACCCGGCCGCACAAGACCAAGGTGCAGCAGGCCGGCTTCATCGTGCTGAAATCACCGGACGTTCCGTCGATCCTGGTCGAGACCGCGTTCATTTCCAATCCCAGCGAAGAGCGCAAGCTCAGGGACCGCAACCACCAGAAACGCCTGGCGGCTGCGATCGTGCAGGGCGTGCAGGATCATTTCCTCGCGAACCCGCCGCCGGGGACGCTGTTTGCGGCCTGGCAAGGCCGGGGTGATGGCGAGGCGCCGGTTCACAGCGTCAGCTCCGGCGAGACGCTGTCTGGCATCGCTCGCCAGTACAAGGTCAGTGTGAACACCCTGCGTGCCGCCAACGGCAAGAGCAACGATCGCCTCAGCGTCGGCGAGCAGCTCGTCATTCCGCTCGGCACCTGACACGCCTGGATCGCGTCCTTTTCCCCGCTGCCGTTGGCAGCCTCGCCCCCAGCCGGTACTCTTGTCGCCTTTCTCTTCGAGGGCCTGGTGAGGGCTTGCCGCGACATGCCGATTCGTGAACTGCCACCGCAACTGGTCAACCAGATCGCCGCCGGCGAGGTGATCGAGCGACCGGCCTCGGTGGTCAAGGAGCTGCTGGAAAACGCGCTGGATGCCGGTGCGGGGAAGCTCCGCATCGACGTGGAAGAGGGTGGCGTACGCCTGATCCGGATTCGCGACGATGGCCGGGGCATTCCGCCCGAGGAACTGCCGCTGGCGGTAGCGCGCCATGCGACCAGCAAGATTGCCAGCCTGGGCGACCTGGAGCGTGTCGCGACCATGGGTTTCCGTGGCGAGGCACTGCCGAGCATCGGATCGGTGGCAAAGCTTTCCATTACCTCGCGCACGGCCGATGGCGAATCGGCATTCCAGATCAGTGGCGACGGCCATGGCAATTACGCAGAAGTGGCACCTGCTGCCCATCCCGAGGGCACGACGCTGGAAGTGCGCGAGCTGTTTTTCAACACCCCGGCGCGGCGCAAGTTCCTGCGCACCGAGAAGACCGAGTTTTCGCATTTGCAGGCGGTGGTCGAACGCATTGCGCTAGGACGTTTCGACGTCGATGTGCGCCTTTCGCACAATGGCAAGGACGTGCTCGCCCTGCCACCGGCAACCACGGAACAGGCCCGCGACCGGCGCGTGGCGAATGTCTGCGGTGACGGCTTCATCGACAATGCGCTGGTGATCGAACACGAAGCCAGCGGTCTTCGCCTGCATGGCTGGATCGGCCTGCCGAGCTTTTCCCGCAGCCAGGCCGACATGCAGCACTTCTACGTGAACGGTCGCATGGTGCGCGACAAGGTCATCGCGCATGCCATTCGCCAGGCCTTCCGTGACGTGATGTTCCATGGCCGCCACCCGGCCTTCGTGCTGTTCCTGGAAATGGATCCGACCGGGGTAGACGTGAATGCGCATCCGACCAAGCACGAGGTGCGCTTCCGTGACAGCCGGCATGTACACGACTTCCTGTTCCGCACCTTGCACCGGGTGCTGTCCGACACCCGTCCGGGTGGCAACGAGGCAGGTGGCAATGAAGCCGGCCAGCGCAGCGACATGGGCCCCGCGTCCGGGGGCTTGCAGCAACGACTCGGCGACGACCGACCGGCGTCCTTCGGCGCGGGTGCCGGATTCCAGGCCAGCTTGTACGCCCATGACCAGCACCAGGCCGCGGGTGTGGCCGACCACCCGGAGGCCGAGACGCTGTCAGCTGCACCGCCACTGGGATATGCATTGGCGCAACTGCATGGCATCTACATTCTCGCGGCGACCGAGGAAGGCCTGGTGGTGGTCGACATGCACGCAGCGCACGAGCGCATTACCTACGAGCGCTTCAAGGCGCAGATGGCCAGCGGCGAGGTTGCGGTGCAGCCCTTGTTGATTCCGGAAACCCTGTCAGTGTCGCAGCAGGAAGCCGAGTGTGCGGAACACGCGGCCGCTTCGCTGCGCAACAGCGGTTTCGACATGGATCGCGCGGGGCCGGACAGCGTGATCCTGCGCGCTGTGCCGGCAGCCTTGCGCGACTATGATCTCAAGGGCCTGATGCGCGACATCCTCGCCGACCTGGTCGAGCATGGTGAATCGCAGCGCATCGAGAACACCATCGACGCGGCGCTGGCCGACAATGCCTGCCACACGTCGATGCGGGCGCATCGCCGCATGACGGTGCCGGAGATGAACGCCTTGTTGCGCGACATGGAGAAGACCCCGCGCGCCGACCAGTGCAACCATGGTCGCCCGACCTGGTTCAAGCTCGACATGAAACAGCTGGACCAGCTGTTCCTGCGTGGGCAGTAGGAGAGTGCATTGAGCCTGCCTCCTGCCATTTTCCTGATGGGCCCGACCGCCTCTGGCAAGACGGCAGCGGCCATGGCATTGGCGGATCGCTTTCCAGTGGAGCTGATCAACGTCGATTCGGCGCAGATCTACCGCGACATGGATATCGGCACGGCCAAGCCCGATGCGGAGACTCTGGCGCGCTATCCGCATCACCTCATGGATATCTGCGACCCGTCCGAGCGCTATTCGGCGGCGCAATTTCGCGCGGATGCACTGGGACTGATGAACGACATCATCCAGCGCGGCAAGGTGCCCTTGCTGGTAGGCGGCACCGGTCTTTACTACCGGGCGCTGGAAAACGGCCTGGCCGACATGCCGGAAGCGGATGAAGCCATTCGCAAGGAGATCTTCTACGAAGCCGCCGAGCGTGGCTGGGGCGCGCTGCACGCCGTGCTGGCGGAAGTCGATCCGGAGAGTGCGGCGCGCATCGAACCGACCGATACCCAGCGCATCCAGCGGGCCCTGGAGGTCTATCGCAAGACCGGCAAGACCCTGACCGAACACTGGCAGGAGCAACGCGCGGGAGAGCAACGTGATGAACTGCCTTACAAGCTGCTCAAGCTGGCCGTCTGGCCACAGGACCGGGCGGAGCTGCACCGGCGCATCGAGCAACGCTTTGGCCAGATGATGGAGGCCGGATTCCTGGCGGAGGTGGCAGCCCTGAAGTCGCGCGACGACCTTGACCTGGAGTGCCCCTCGATGCGGGCGGTGGGATATCGCCAGCTCTGGCAGCACCTGGAGGGTGAATTCCCGCTGGACGAGGCCGTCAGGAAGGGGATTGTGGCGTCGCGGCAATACGCCAAGCGCCAGATCACGTGGCTGAGGAGCGAATCCGGCCTGGAAGTCTTCGAAGCCACGGATCCGGAACTCGCCAGCCAGCTGGCAGACCGGGTAGAGGCGTTTATTGCTTGGAACCGGCCCTGAATTTCGCTATTTTGTCCTCAGTCGTACATTTTGGAACGATTCCAGCTTGTAATCGGCGAAATTGACACCATATTCGGTGTATCTCCAATTGCAGCCGGGAAGGCTTCGTACCCGGTTGCCGACGAGCTGGAGGGCCCGTCGCCTTAGAAGAAGAACAAGGAGTGAGGTCCATGTCGAAAGGACAATCCCTGCAGGAACCGTTCCTCAACGCACTGCGTCGCGAAAAGGTTCCTGTTTCCATCTACCTGGTCAACGGCATCAAGCTGCAGGGCCAGATCGAATCCTTTGATCAGTTCGTGGTGTTGTTGAAGAACAGTGTCAGCCAGATGGTCTACAAGCATGCGATTTCCACCATCGTGCCAGCGCGCGCGGTGCGCATGCAGCTGGATGACAGCGGCAAGCTTGAAGCCGACGTCAACTGATCCTGTTTTCAGCGAGTCCCTCCTGAACGCGCCTGCACGGCGCAGAGGTCTACATGTTTGATCGCCCGCAGACAGGCGAGCGTGCCGTATTGGTGCACCTGGATTTCACCCCGCAGCATGACGAGGAATCCCTGTTCGAATTGCAGGAGCTGACCCGCTCGGCGGGTGCCGAGCCGCTGGCCATCATCACCGGTACGCGCAAGTCACCCGACCCGAAATACTTCTGTGGCACCGGCAAGGCCGATGAAATTCGCGATGCCGTGGTGGCGCATGATGGCGAGCTGGTCATCTTCAACCACGAGCTGTCGCCCAGCCAGGAGCGCAACCTGGAAAGGCTGCTGAAGTGCCGCGTCCTGGATCGCACCGGCCTCATTCTCGATATTTTCGCGCAGCGCGCGCAGTCACATGACGGCAAGCTGCAGGTGGAGCTGGCGCAATTGCGACATCTTTCGACCCGGCTGGTCCGAGGCTGGACTCACCTTGAGCGCCAGAAGGGCGGTATCGGCCTGCGGGGTCCGGGTGAATCCCAGCTGGAAACCGACCGTCGCCTGATCAACGTCCGCATTCGCAGCCTGACCGAGCGCCTGAAGAAAGTTCAGGGTCAGCGCGAGCAGGGCCGGCGCAAGCGTCTCAGGAACGAAACGCCGACGGTGGCGCTGGTCGGCTACACCAATGCCGGCAAGTCGACGCTGTTCAATTCCCTGACCGGCTCCGAGGTCTACCAGGCAGACCAGCTGTTCGCCACGCTGGATCCGACGGTACGCAGGCTGGACCTGGATGTGGGTGGCCACGTGGTGCTGGCTGACACGGTCGGATTCATACGCCAGCTGCCGCATGACCTGGTTGCCGCCTTCCGTTCGACCCTGCAGGAAACCCGTGATGCCGACCTGCTGCTGCATGTCGTCGATGTGGGCAATTCGGAAAGGGAGGAGCACATCGCCACGGTCAACGAAGTATTGACCGAGATCGGCGCCGAGGAGGTGCCGCAGCTGGTCGTCTACAACAAGATCGACCTGACCGAGGATCTGCCGCGTATTGATCGCAATGAAGAAGGCCTGCCGGTGCGGGTTTTCGTCTCGGCACTGAAACGCCAGGGCTTCGATATGTTGAATGCCGCGATCGCCGAGCGCGTTCGCGAAGCCTCCGTGCAGGGCTGGCTGCATCTCGGCCCGGCCGAGGGCAAGGCGCGGGCGCGCCTGTTCGAGCTGGGTGCCGTACGGGAAGAAAAGGCTGCGGACGACGGTGGCTGGGAACTCCAGGTCGACCTGGGACTCAAGGAATACAGGCAGCTCGTGAGCCACGAGCAGCTGGATGCCAGCCTGGAGCCACGAACCGAGCCTGACGACGCCTGGTAGCCGCTACCTGGACGATTCACCCGCAAGCGGCCCGAATCCCGTTTAACCGGGGGCTGGCCGTTGCTACAATCCGCTTTCGTGTGCGGCTCGGAAGGTTTTCCGGACGTCCACACCATTTCATAGACTGGAGTACAACATGGCCTGGAACGAGCCTGGCCAGGGGAAAGACCCCTGGAACAACAACGGTAATCGCGGCCGAGGTGGTGGCCAGGACGGCCCGCCGGACCTCGACGAGGTTGTTCGTAATCTCCAACGCAAGATCAACGGCCTGTTTGGCGGCGGCTCCGGCGGCCGTGGCGACAGCGGCAACGCGGGCAACAATGCCTTTGCCGGCCTGATCTTCTTCATCGCGCTGGCCATCTGGCTGGCTTCCGGTTTCTACCAGGTCCGCGACTACGAGCGCGGGGTGGTGCTGCAGTTCGGTGACGCCAAGGAAAACGTGGCGATGCCGGGCCTGCACTGGCACATTCCCTGGCCGATCGAATCCGTCGAGAAGGTGAATGTCTCGGAAATTGCCGAGTACCAGTACAAGACCGAGATGCTGACCCGCGACGAAAACATCGTCACGGTTGCCGTGTCGGTCCAGTACCGTCGTGCCGATCCGATTTCCTTCCTGTTCAACGTGCGCGAGCCGGAAGTCACGCTGGAAGACGTGACCGATTCCGCCGTGCGCGAAGTGGTGGGCAAGAACACCATGGACTTCGTGCTGGGTGAAGGCCGTGAGGAGATTACCAGCCGCACCCTGGAGCTGGTGCAATCGACGCTGGAGTCCTATGGCACCGGTATCGAGATCACCACGGTCAACCTGCAGGACGCCAACTTCCCGCCGCCGGTACAGCCGGCCGTGCGCGACGCCATCAAGGCCCGCGAGGACAAGGAGCGCCTCGAACTGGAAGCACAGTCGTATGCCAACGACGTCGTGCCGCGTGCCCGTGGTGAAGCGGCTCGCCGCATCCAGGCAGCCGAGGCCTACCGCGAGGAACAGATCGCGAATGCCGAGGGTGAATCGGATCGCTTCCTGGCGCTCTTGCGCGAGTACAAGAAGGCGCCGGGGGTGACCCGCGAACGCCTCTACCTGCAGACCATGGAGCAGGTGCTGGGCAATACCAGCAAGGTGCTGGTATCCGCCGAGGGCAGCGACAGCCTGATGTACCTGCCGCTGGACCAGTTGATGAAGCAGGCAGGCTCGCGCAATCGTACCGAGGCTTCGACGACGAACTCGAGCAACGAGGGCCAGAATGTTTCCTCGAGCGATCCGCGTGATCGCAACAATGCACGCGCAAGGGGAGACCGCTAATGAGAGCTCTCAAGACACTGCTTCCATTCCTGCTGCTGATCGCGGTCGTTGGTACCGTGCTGGGCGGCAGCCCGTTCTTCGTCGTGACCGAGCGCGAACATGCCATCAAGTTCCGCTTCGGTGAGATCCTGCGTTCCGATTACGAGCCGGGGATCCATTTCAAGGCGCCGTTCGTGCACAACGTCAACAAGTTCGACAACCGCGTGCTGACGCTGGACAACCGTCCGGAAGAATTCCTCACCGAGGAAAAGAAAAACGTCATCGTCGACTTCTTCGTGAAGTGGCAGATCACCGATGTCGAGAACTACTATCGTGCAACCGGCGGCAACGAACTCAACGCGACCGAGCGACTGGTCAAGATCGTCTATGACGGCCTGCGCAACGAGTTCGCCAAGCGCACCGTGAAGGAAGTCGTTTCCGCCGAGCGCACCGAGATCGTCGACGTCATGCTGCAGAAGGCCCAGGCCGCTGCGACCGAGTTCGGTATCAACATCGTTGACGTGCGCGTCAAGCGCATCGACCTGCCGGACGAAGTCAGTACCTCGGTGTTCCAGCGCATGACCCAGGAGCGTGCCCGTACCGCTGCGCAGTTGCGTGCAGAAGGTGCCGAGGCAGCCGAGCGGATTCGCTCTGCCGCCGATCGCGAGCGCACCGTGATCCTGGCCGAAGCCTTCCGTGATGCCGAGCGCATTCGTGGTGAGGGTGATGCCAGGGCGGCCGAGATCTATGCGCTGGCCTACGAGGAAGATGAAGAGTTCTATTCCTTCTATCGAAGCCTGGAGAGCTACCGCAAGTCGATCGGCAACGGCCAGGACGTGCTGGTGCTGGATCCGGACAGCGAGTTCTTCCGCTACTTCGGTAACAAGAAGTAAGCGGCTGACGTGAGCATCACCTGGGAGTACGTGCTGACGGCGATGGCACTCGTGTTCATCTTCGAAGGCATCATGCCGGCACTGGCGCCAGGCCGTTATCGCAAGATGATGGCGTCGGCGCTC contains the following coding sequences:
- a CDS encoding DUF2065 domain-containing protein; the encoded protein is MSITWEYVLTAMALVFIFEGIMPALAPGRYRKMMASALSQPDSVLQVIGLISISLGVVVIFWLH
- the hflK gene encoding FtsH protease activity modulator HflK, whose translation is MAWNEPGQGKDPWNNNGNRGRGGGQDGPPDLDEVVRNLQRKINGLFGGGSGGRGDSGNAGNNAFAGLIFFIALAIWLASGFYQVRDYERGVVLQFGDAKENVAMPGLHWHIPWPIESVEKVNVSEIAEYQYKTEMLTRDENIVTVAVSVQYRRADPISFLFNVREPEVTLEDVTDSAVREVVGKNTMDFVLGEGREEITSRTLELVQSTLESYGTGIEITTVNLQDANFPPPVQPAVRDAIKAREDKERLELEAQSYANDVVPRARGEAARRIQAAEAYREEQIANAEGESDRFLALLREYKKAPGVTRERLYLQTMEQVLGNTSKVLVSAEGSDSLMYLPLDQLMKQAGSRNRTEASTTNSSNEGQNVSSSDPRDRNNARARGDR
- the mutL gene encoding DNA mismatch repair endonuclease MutL; the encoded protein is MPIRELPPQLVNQIAAGEVIERPASVVKELLENALDAGAGKLRIDVEEGGVRLIRIRDDGRGIPPEELPLAVARHATSKIASLGDLERVATMGFRGEALPSIGSVAKLSITSRTADGESAFQISGDGHGNYAEVAPAAHPEGTTLEVRELFFNTPARRKFLRTEKTEFSHLQAVVERIALGRFDVDVRLSHNGKDVLALPPATTEQARDRRVANVCGDGFIDNALVIEHEASGLRLHGWIGLPSFSRSQADMQHFYVNGRMVRDKVIAHAIRQAFRDVMFHGRHPAFVLFLEMDPTGVDVNAHPTKHEVRFRDSRHVHDFLFRTLHRVLSDTRPGGNEAGGNEAGQRSDMGPASGGLQQRLGDDRPASFGAGAGFQASLYAHDQHQAAGVADHPEAETLSAAPPLGYALAQLHGIYILAATEEGLVVVDMHAAHERITYERFKAQMASGEVAVQPLLIPETLSVSQQEAECAEHAAASLRNSGFDMDRAGPDSVILRAVPAALRDYDLKGLMRDILADLVEHGESQRIENTIDAALADNACHTSMRAHRRMTVPEMNALLRDMEKTPRADQCNHGRPTWFKLDMKQLDQLFLRGQ
- the hfq gene encoding RNA chaperone Hfq; amino-acid sequence: MSKGQSLQEPFLNALRREKVPVSIYLVNGIKLQGQIESFDQFVVLLKNSVSQMVYKHAISTIVPARAVRMQLDDSGKLEADVN
- a CDS encoding N-acetylmuramoyl-L-alanine amidase — translated: MRHSTGLIKRYFLRAATLLLAALAVPVQAASVEVRGVRVWDGEERTRIVFDLSAPVEHSVFSLENPDRLVIDLENADLASSLGGEISLPLDILPLVRNVRSAPRERDDLRVVFDLAGGTRTKSFLVKPSGDFGHRLVLDLEPTESLQQAQALEPSKSVTDVRPSARPLVVAIDAGHGGKDSGAIGPGGTREKDVALSIARELARQVDAQPGMRAVMIREGDEYLYLSERREKARQHSADIFISIHADAFTDRRARGASVYVVSERGATSMAAELLAERENAADLVGGVSLADKDDVVRSVLVDLSQTATLSASLTVGQRVMDRVASVTRPHKTKVQQAGFIVLKSPDVPSILVETAFISNPSEERKLRDRNHQKRLAAAIVQGVQDHFLANPPPGTLFAAWQGRGDGEAPVHSVSSGETLSGIARQYKVSVNTLRAANGKSNDRLSVGEQLVIPLGT
- the hflC gene encoding protease modulator HflC encodes the protein MRALKTLLPFLLLIAVVGTVLGGSPFFVVTEREHAIKFRFGEILRSDYEPGIHFKAPFVHNVNKFDNRVLTLDNRPEEFLTEEKKNVIVDFFVKWQITDVENYYRATGGNELNATERLVKIVYDGLRNEFAKRTVKEVVSAERTEIVDVMLQKAQAAATEFGINIVDVRVKRIDLPDEVSTSVFQRMTQERARTAAQLRAEGAEAAERIRSAADRERTVILAEAFRDAERIRGEGDARAAEIYALAYEEDEEFYSFYRSLESYRKSIGNGQDVLVLDPDSEFFRYFGNKK
- the queG gene encoding tRNA epoxyqueuosine(34) reductase QueG encodes the protein MNRDPQAQNSPETLARLAREQALALGFDAVGFTSRPLADDEQKLAQWLAEGRHGDMEWMARHGHKRSRPAELVEGTVSVISVRLDYRPDEHNDPVELLDHPSKAYVSRYALGRDYHKLLRNRLQKLATELEALIGPFGYRAFVDSAPVMEKPLARDAGLGWIGKHTNLLQEKTGSWFFLGELYTDLPLPQSEAATDHCGSCTRCIEVCPTRAITAPYQLDARRCISYLTIENKGAIPEEFRKPMGNRIYGCDDCQLFCPWNKFSQVSKEADFLPRQSLDDIPLTDLFGWSESEFEEKLAGSAIRRIGFEAWLRNIAVALGNARTSDAVIDALQARRDHPSELVREHVAWALAQHGA
- a CDS encoding NAD(P)H-hydrate dehydratase; protein product: MSLDSTFYSAEQVREWDSRLIEHRDLSAYQLMCEAGEALFAEFTQRYAARKAPCVLAGGGNNAGDGYVFARLAKQQGMDVTVRYLKSPEHLMEAAADAWEAARDAGVDIAPFEQGLPAGTDCVIDAMFGTGLDREVEGEWRAAIEATNAAGLPVAAADIPSGLHADTGRVLGAAIAADLTVTFVARKAGMHTGRGPDVCGEIVFHDLGTKDFDPADRPALCDVLERRHLPGLLPRRRQAGHKGEFGHLLVIAGQAGMPGAARLAAEGAMRSGVGKVSVRCHADSVLAVQAARPELMVDALENGVPAGITACVAGPGLGADIWGTEAFEQALALALPMVIDADGLRLLARKPALAQHLHADTVLTPHPGEAAALLETDVAHIENDRLTAARELAERFGCHIVLKGAGSLVASPGGKLSLCAAGSVALATAGSGDVLAGIIAAFLAHEEASHSGFGDDGKLARRAAQAGVLLHALAGERIALDGPRGAIASDIVRALRLVLKAADQHE
- the tsaE gene encoding tRNA (adenosine(37)-N6)-threonylcarbamoyltransferase complex ATPase subunit type 1 TsaE, which encodes MDLKPFLEDEAATLDQGRALGQACMAYGKSLVIYLVGSLGAGKTTISRGLLRGMGHAGKVRSPTYTLMENYDTDGLPVAHLDLYRLADPEELEFIGLRDMADAAHVLLVEWPEKGAGHLPPADLILALEMEKTGRRLSIEAATPEGRTALQAPATA
- the hflX gene encoding ribosome rescue GTPase HflX, which codes for MFDRPQTGERAVLVHLDFTPQHDEESLFELQELTRSAGAEPLAIITGTRKSPDPKYFCGTGKADEIRDAVVAHDGELVIFNHELSPSQERNLERLLKCRVLDRTGLILDIFAQRAQSHDGKLQVELAQLRHLSTRLVRGWTHLERQKGGIGLRGPGESQLETDRRLINVRIRSLTERLKKVQGQREQGRRKRLRNETPTVALVGYTNAGKSTLFNSLTGSEVYQADQLFATLDPTVRRLDLDVGGHVVLADTVGFIRQLPHDLVAAFRSTLQETRDADLLLHVVDVGNSEREEHIATVNEVLTEIGAEEVPQLVVYNKIDLTEDLPRIDRNEEGLPVRVFVSALKRQGFDMLNAAIAERVREASVQGWLHLGPAEGKARARLFELGAVREEKAADDGGWELQVDLGLKEYRQLVSHEQLDASLEPRTEPDDAW
- the miaA gene encoding tRNA (adenosine(37)-N6)-dimethylallyltransferase MiaA, with translation MGPTASGKTAAAMALADRFPVELINVDSAQIYRDMDIGTAKPDAETLARYPHHLMDICDPSERYSAAQFRADALGLMNDIIQRGKVPLLVGGTGLYYRALENGLADMPEADEAIRKEIFYEAAERGWGALHAVLAEVDPESAARIEPTDTQRIQRALEVYRKTGKTLTEHWQEQRAGEQRDELPYKLLKLAVWPQDRAELHRRIEQRFGQMMEAGFLAEVAALKSRDDLDLECPSMRAVGYRQLWQHLEGEFPLDEAVRKGIVASRQYAKRQITWLRSESGLEVFEATDPELASQLADRVEAFIAWNRP